The DNA sequence acaccaagtcagcaagaactgtgttcctgtgcatttctgctaaaaagccctgggtggtttTCACCTCAAAAATATGATTTGGAATAGCAGAAGGTCAACCCCACAGCACCCAAAAAAGGCAGCCTGGCAGAGAAAATGTTAATAGCCAGGAATTAATTCTCAATTTCCTTCCCAGCCCTTCCTTCTCAGCTGCCCCAGTGTGTGTCCAGAGCTGACTAAGGTTGCCTCACGGGACTCTCTGGGTGCCAGAAGTAGCCATCCTCCCTCTGTTTCTTTATCAGAGGCCCAAAGCAACACCGGAGAATGGCACTGTTTCATATGCCCCAGAAGAGAAAGCAAAGACTTGAGGAGAAAGACAACACCAAACTTCCATTTAATTCTTGCcatacaaagtgagccctgtctCCAAATCCACAGAATCCTGTCCACTCCTATCCTGGTTAATCACACTCTTCCGGTTTTTTATTGACACCCTTTCCCTGAGAGTAGAAGCCTTGTGATCAGTCCATGCTGGGGGCTCTGTGGCCCCACAATGACCCCTTCACATGTTGGCTCGCTCCCTCTGCAAGCGAGAGTTGTATGCCCGCGAGACAGTGTTCCAGGCGTCCATGTACCGGTCCATGCACATAGCAATACATTTCTGTGAAGAGAAAAAAGGTCGGGTCACAAAATTTAGTACTGTGCTGGGGTGGGCAGCACAGAGAAGGCCCATgtgtggtggaggaggagaggagaaggcagTTCTATCCAGCTTTTACCTCTGCTATTGGAGTAACTATGAACGTTCAAAGCTGCCTTCTTACCAAGTCATGCCATTGGTCCATCCAGCCTGAGATAATCTCTCACTGGCCagagttctccagggtctcaagcagagaacaAGACCTTTCCCAACACTTTTGCCTTGAGATTCCTGACTAAAGATGTCAggaattgaagctgggaccttctgcatggaaaaCAAACCCTTCGGCAAAGAGCTAggaggttaaaaaaaataaaataaagcctcATGTCAGACAAAAGGATATGTAATGGGCTCAACCCCACACTCAGCAGAAAGCAGACAAAGCAACTAGGCTAACATTGCAATGCTGTTTTACAAGCACTCACCTGTTCAGAGTTATCCAGGGAACTTCCAGGTTTCCCAATACATTTTCGGAAACATTTGTCTGTCATTCTCTGcaaggagaaaaggggaagatTGGAGCAAAGGAGACAGAAAACTCAAACACAcaatggagagagaaaaaataagGCCTTGCTACTTTTCAGTGGCTGCTTTATGAAGCAAACCCGTCACTCTGGATAGCAACCACAGCAAATGCCTCTGTGTATCCCACACAATCCGAGGACGGAGCGGGTCACATGAGGTTAAGGAAGCTAATTTTTGATGCACTGAACCTTTTGAAGGGCTGCCTGATCAGTGTTGCTGCTGCTTTCTCACCACTTTCTGACAATGGAGTTGACAGTGCCACCGCCATCCTTGCGTTGGGAACTCAATAGCTGCCCCAAGGCCAGCACTGAAGGGCCACCCTACCAGATGCCACTTTGGAGGGCAGGCTGCTTCTAAACTCCAGAACAGCTTGTTTATGTTGCCATTCTAAAGCTTCTGGTTCTCAAAGTGctgtttgattcctccctcctcctcttcatgaAGCAGAACAGTGAAAAACGCTGGAATTGCCCCAACAAGACACACACCCTTCTCTGACCATTTGTCTCATAAGGAAAGCTGAGGTATGGACTGCTAGGTAGTTTCCTGCCTGCCCGCCCCCAAGCTGCAGGCACAGATTAAGACCCAACTCCATACGAAAATCTGCATCCAAGAGGGCAAATCAACGCCCTGTCCCACACCTGCAAACAGCCACGTCCTGTCCTTTAAGAGGCAGCTAGAGCAGGcctcttccctctctcttgttgAAGAAAAGCTGAAGCAGACCAAAGTCCAGCAGTGGCCCCAGCCCAGCCAGGCGTTTGTAAGAGGCACAGGAGGGCGAAgggcacctggaggctggcagccctagggcCCCATCAACATTTACAGCTTGCTAAGGAACTGTAAAATGTATTCATAAGAATGAGAGCTCGCAAGACACATGGGGGAGGGCAGTGTCTTTTTGAGACCCAAGAAGCAAACTACTCCTGACCCAGGAGGCTCAACCGTCGTACAATGACTAGAGATCTTCTGCCCACCCCTCGTACCTGCAGCAGCTCCTGCGCGTTGGCCACGGCAATCTGCACCTTGACCTGCTCCATAAGCACGCCCGGATCCAGCCGGCCCCCCGACCCGAAATCTCCCGCTCCAGCAGCCATTCTGTCCCCGACCCAACCAGCGTGTGTTGCAGCGGGACTACAGTTCCCAGCACCCCCTCCGAAAGGAACCGGAAGTAGTGAGAAACTACAGGTGGGACACGGAACTGAGGTTTACCACCAAAGAGGTAGAAAAAACGCCCGAGAGTAAAAGCGTCCCTTGATTTCCGGTACTGTTCGGTAGCCCTTTTTATAAACAAGAATAGTCGGAGAGGCTAAATTGCCTTTGTGGAAGGGCGTTAGGCTTCGGCCCCGAGTGCCTTTCCTTAGCAATATGGAGATGTTATCGGAGGACTGCGTTGCAGGGTTATTGTGGGTTATTGTCTGCTTCTCTTAGCATCTGTTCCCGTCAAAGTCCTTGGGCCAGTAATAATGAACAGCAGTT is a window from the Heteronotia binoei isolate CCM8104 ecotype False Entrance Well chromosome 2, APGP_CSIRO_Hbin_v1, whole genome shotgun sequence genome containing:
- the TIMM13 gene encoding mitochondrial import inner membrane translocase subunit Tim13; the protein is MAAGAGDFGSGGRLDPGVLMEQVKVQIAVANAQELLQRMTDKCFRKCIGKPGSSLDNSEQKCIAMCMDRYMDAWNTVSRAYNSRLQRERANM